Below is a window of Variovorax sp. TBS-050B DNA.
ATTCGCTGCAGATGCCCAAGCCCACCGTGACCAAACTGGTGCAGCAGCTCGAGACGCACCTGCGCGTGAAGCTGCTGCAGCGCACGACGCGGCGCGTGACGGTCACGCCCGAGGGCGCGGCGTACTACGAGCGCACGGCCCGCGTGCTCGCGGAGCTCGAAGGCATCGAGTCGGACCTCACGAGCGCGCAGGCCCAGCCGCGCGGGCGGCTGCGGGTGGACATCGGCTCCTCGTTCGCCAACACGATCCTGATTCCGCAATTGCCCGCCTTCCATGCGCGCTATCCGGAGATCGCGCTCGAGATCGGCGTGAGCGACCGGCCGGTCAACCTGATCGGCGATGCGGTCGATTGCGTGGTGCGCGCCGGCGAGCTCACCGACCAGTCGCTGGTGGCGCGCCGCATCGCGACCCTGAATTTCGTGACCTGCGCCACGCCCGCGTACTTCGAGCGCCACGGCATTCCGCGGACGCCGGCCGATCTCGGCGACGGCGGGCACCGCGTGGTGGGCTACTTCTCGTCGCTGAGCAACAGGCCGGTGCCGCTGCGCTACGCGCGCGGCGAGGAGCGCATCGAGGTCCACGGCCACGCCGTGGTGGGCGTGAACGAGAGCACCGCGCACCTCACGGCCCTGCTCACCGGCATGGGCGTGGCGCAGACCTTCGACGTGATGGCGGGGCCGCATCTCGCGAGCGGCGCGCTGGTGGAGGTGCTGCAGGACTGGGCGCCGCAGCCCTATCCGCTGCACGTGGTGTACCCCGCCAACCGGCACCTGAGCGCCAAGCTGCGGGTGTTCGTCGACTGGGCGGTGGAGCTGTTCGCTCCCTACAACCGGCGCGCGGCGCGCTGATCAGCCCGGCTGCAGCTGGTAGAGCCAGGTCTCGGTCAGCGTCTTGTCGCCGATCTTCAGATAGAGCCGCATGTCGATCGGCTCGGTGCCTTCGGGCGTGAAGTCGAACTGCGCGCGCCAGTGCCCCGGCACGCCGTTGGGCACGGCCTCGGCGAAGACGTACGAGAATTTGCCGCGCGGCGCCGTGAGCACCAGTTCGGGCTTGACGCCGAAGGGCACCGTGGTCAGCGGCTGGCCGATGAACTCCACCATGAACTTGCGCACGCCCTGGGGCCGCGGCTGGCCCGGCTGTCCGCCGCGGCCGATGCGCGTGGCCACGCATTGCGCGAGCGGGGAGGGGAAGGGCTCCTGGTCGGTCCAGTGCAGCCGGTACTGCAGGCTGTAGCTCGTGCCCGCCTTGGCCTCGGCCTTGGGCACCCAGAAGGCGACGATGTTGTCGTGGATCTCGTCGTCGGTCGGGATCTCGATCAGCTGCACCGAACCCTCGCCCCAGTCGCCGATCGGTTCGATCCAGAGGCTCGGGCGCTTCTCGTAGTTGACGCCGTCCTGGTAGTGGTCGAAGGCGCGGTCGCGCTGCAGCAGGCCGAAGCCGCGCGGGCGCGTGTCGGCGAAGGCCGAGGCGCGCGTCTGCGTCGGGTTGTTGAGCGGGCGCCAGATGCGCTCGCCCGCACCGTTCCAGATCGCGAGGCCGTCGGAGTCGTGCACCTCGGGCCGCCAGTCGATGGCCGTCGGCTTGACGGTCTCCGAATACCAGTACATCGAGGTGAGCGGCACCAGGCCCAGGCGCGAAACGTCGCGGCGCAGGAAGAGGCGCGAGTCGATGTCCATGATCACGGCCTTGCCGCGCTGCATCACGAACTTGAAGACGCCGGTGATGCTCGGCCCTTCGAGCAGCGCATAGACGGTCATCGAACTGGTGTTGTCGGCCGCCGGCGTCTCGAAGTAGAAGCGCGTGAAGTTCGGGAATTCCTCGGGCTTGTCGGGCACCGCCACGTCGAGCGCGATGCCGCGCGCGGAGAGGCCGTACTGGTAGAGCTCGCCGATGGCGCGGAAGTACGAGGCGCCGAGGAAGGCCACCCAGTCGTTCTTCTGCCAGTCGAGCTTGGCCTGGTCGCCGAGCCGGCTTTCCTGCAGCCGGAAGCCCGCGAAGCCCGCGCCCGCGGGGAGCGCGCGCGCCGGGCTGTCGGCGGGCATCGAGAAGTACGAAGGGCTGTAGCGCACCTCGCGCGCGAAGACGTCGCCGCCGGCGTTCTCGAGCACGTGCATGCGCACCGGCGTCTGGAAGAAGCGGCCGAGGTGGAAGAAGGTGACGGGGAAGGCGCCCGGGCCGTCGCGGAAGAGGGCATTGGCGGGATCGAACCTGATCCTGCCGTGCGCGTCGTAGTCGATCTTCTCGAGCACCTCGGGCGCGAGCGGCTTGGGACCGGCATAGGGCTGGCCCGCGAGGCGCTTGGCCTGGGCCACCAGACCGTCGAAGGAGAAGGGCGATGGCTGGCTCAGTTGCAGGCCGTTCGCGGCCAGCGCCTCTTCGGGCAGTCCAAGGGCGGCGAGTGCGGCGGCGGCACCACCTGCGGCAAGGAAGGATCGGCGATCAAGCATGTAGGTTTTCTTGAAGGTTGCGGTCTGGGAGTGAGGAGGAAAACGAAAGCAGCGCACGGAAGCGGAAGCGGGGCGCAAGGCGCTGGCCGGGTCATCCTAATGCAGCACGTGGTGGTGCTGCGTCATGCCCGGCCGAGCGCAGAGGCGTTGCGGCGAGCATGCCCTGCCTTGCACGGGCGCTGCGTCAGCCAACCTGCGGTTTTGCAGCCGGACAAGCGCCGATCCTGAAAAATTTGTAGGTTTATGTTTCGCGCGCATCCACCGCGCGCAGCGCATAGACCGCATAGAGCGGCACGCCGAACAGCAGCATCGCGAGCGGCGCGACCACCGCATACGGCAGGCCGATGCCGTCGAGCACGCGGTGCGTGGATTCGAGCCGCAGCCGCGGATGGGCCTGCGCGAGCTCGGCCGGCCGGCGCACGCCCCAGAGGAATTCCGCACCCGTGGCGCGCACCGACGGATGCCTGGCCGCATGCCCGACCGCGAGCCAGCAGATGGCGTCGAAAGCCAGCACCGAGCCCGCGGGCGCGCGCTCTCCGAAGGTCTTGAGCACCGCGCGCACCCGGTCGGGCGCGAGGTACATGAGCACGCCTTCGGTGAACAGAAAGACCGGCGATGCGCGGCGCCGGCGCGGCAGCGCGAGCTGCTCCCACCAGTCGGCGGCCGTCAGGTCGAGCGCGCGCTCGTCGTGGCGGGGGTCGATGTCGGGGATGAGTTCGCGCCGCAGGTCGAGCACTTCGGGCAGGTCGGCGTCGGTGAGCCGCGCCCTGCCGTCGTCGAGCCACTGGAAGTAGTGGCTCAGGCCGCAGCCCATGTTGACCACGCGACCGCCCGGATGCTGCTGCAGGAATTCCTGCGCGAGGCTGCGAAAGCGCCGCGTGCGATTGAGGATGCCGTAGATCGTCGACCGGTCCTCGGGCAGCGCATCGCCGTCGTCGCGGATCCTTTCGAGGATCGAGGCGGCGTAGGCGTCGCGCACGGCGAGCTGCGGAAACAGCGCATCGCCGCTTGCGCGCGCGGCCAGCGGAATGCGCAAGGTGGAGGGCACCGCCGAAAGGTGCCGCGCGGCCTTGCAGGAAGTCATGGACGGTCGAACAGGGCCATGCACAAGTCTGGGCGCTGCCGCCGCGGGCGGCAAGTCAGACTTTGGTGTGCGCCGTCCGGCCGGGAACGGGTCCTGCTTCTTACTTGGCGGTCGGCATCACGAACTCGGCGCCCTTGGGCGTGCTCTCGGGCCAGCGCTGCATGATCGACTTCTGCTTGGTGTAGAAGCGCACGCCTTCCTCGCCGTAGGCATGCATGTCGCCGAAGAGCGAACGCTTCCAGCCGCCGAAGCCGTGCCAGGCCATCGGCACCGGGATCGGCACGTTGATGCCGACCATGCCCACCTGGATGCGGCGGCTGAACTCGCGCGCCACGTTGCCGTCGCGCGTGAAGCAGCTCACGCCGTTGCCGAACTCGTGGTCGTTGACCAGGTCCACCGCCTCGCCGAAGCTCGCCACGCGCACGCAGGAGAGCACCGGGCCGAAGATCTCTTCCTTGTAGATGCGCATCTCGGGCGTGACGTGGTCGAACAGCGTGCCGCCCATCCAGAAGCCGTCGCCGCAGCCTTCGCCGGCGCTGCCGGCGTCGAAGTTGCGGCCATCGACCAGCAGCTTCGCGCCTTCCTTCTCGCCCAGCGCGATGTAGCCCGTGATGCGCTCGTGCGCGGCGCGGGTGACGATCGGGCCCATCTCGGCCGCGAGGTTCTCGCCGTCGAGCACCTTGAGCGTCTTCGTGCGCTCGATCAGCTTGGGGATGATCTTGTCGGCCACGTCGCCCACGAGCACGGCCACGCTGATCGCCATGCAGCGCTCGCCGGCCGAGCCGTAGCCCGCGCCGATCAGCGCGTCGACGGTCTGGTCGATGTCGGCGTCGGGCATCACCACCATGTGGTTCTTCGCGCCGCCGAGCGCCTGCACGCGCTTGCCGTGGCGGGCGCCGGTCTCGTAGATGTAGTTGGCGATCGGCGTCGATCCGACGAAGCTCACGGCCTTGACGTCCGGGTGCTCGAGCAGCGCATCGACCGCGACCTTGTCGCCCTGCACCACGTTGAACACGCCGTCGGGCAGGCCCGCCTCCTTCAGCAGCTCGGCGATGCGCAGCGAGGGCGTCGGATCGGTCGGGCTGGGCTTGAGCACGAAGGTGTTGCCCGCGGCGATGGCGACCGGGAACATCCACATCGGCACCATCACCGGGAAGTTGAAGGGCGTGATGCCCGCGACCACGCCGAGCGGCTGGCGCAGCGTCCAGTTGTCGATGCCGGTCGAGACCTGGTCGGTGAAGTCGCCCTTGAGCAGCTGCGGGATGCCGCAGGCGAACTCGACGATGTCGATGCCGCGCGAGACCTCGCCCTGCGCGTCGGTGAACACCTTGCCGTGCTCGGCCGTGATCATGTGCGCGAGCTCGTCCTTGTGCTGGTTCAGCAGTTCGAGGAACTTGAACATCACGCGCGCGCGGCGCAGCGGCGGCGTGTCGGCCCACTTGGGAAACGCGGCCTGCGCCGCGGCCACGGCCGCGTCGACGTCGGCCGCGGCGGCCAGCGCCACCTGGCCCGTGACCTTGCCGGAGGCCGGGTTGGTGACGTCCTGCGTGCGGCCGGAGCCGCCTGCGGCATGCTGGCCGCCGATGAAGTGGGCAATCTGCGCGGGCTTCGTGGAAGCGTTGGTCATGGTTGTCGCCGATGGAGGTGTGATCCGTCCAGTCTAGGAAAGCGCCGCCCGCCTGCCTAGGCGCCAGGAATGAACTGTTTGTTCGCCATGGTGAACAATGGGGCCATGGATCAGCAAAAAGCCGAATCGCTCTGGACCCACCTGCACTGGCTCATCGTGCTCGGCCAGCAGGGCAGCTACACCGCCGCCGCCGCGCGCCTGGGCGTGAGCAAGGCGGCCATGAGCCAGCGCATCGCCGAGCTCGAGCGCGCGGCCGGCGTGCCGCTGGTGCGCCGCACCACGCGCAGCATGCGGCTCACCGAGGCCGGGCAGCAGCTCGTCGACCAGACGCGCGAGCCCTTCGAGCAGATCGCGCACAGCTTTCTCAAGGCACAGGACCATGCGGGCGAGCCGCGCGGGCTGGTGCGCGTGACGGCGCCGGTGGCGCTCGGCCGGCAGCAGCTGCTGCCGCGCCTGGCCGACTTCCTGCTCGCGCATCCGGCGATCCGCGTCGAGATGGAGCTCTCGGACCGGCTCAGCTCGCTCGCGACCGAGGGCTTCGACCTCGCGGTGCGGCATGCGGCCTCGCCGCCCGACACCCACGTGGCCTGGCGGCTGTGCGACACGCGCTCGGTGCTGGTGGCGAGCCGCGCCTACCTGCGCCGCCGCGGCACGCCGCAGCAGCCCGCGATGCTGGCCGAGCACGACTGCCTGCACTATCCGCGCGGGCAGGAGACCAACGTCTGGTCCTTCGAGCGACGCGGCGGCCGCGCGCGCCAGGCCGAGCGCGTGACGGTGCCGATCGCCGGTCCCCTGGCCGCGAACAACAGCGAGGCACTGCGCGATGCCGCCCAGGCGGGGCTGGGCATTGCGCTGCTGCCCGACTTCAGCGCGCAGTCGGGCCTGCAGGCCGGCAAGCTGGTCGAGGTGCTGCCCGACTGGCAGCCCACCGGCGCCTTCGCCGACCAGATCTACGCGATTCGGCCGTACTCGCTGCACATTCCGCGCGCGGTCGACCTGTTCGTGCGCCACCTGCGGGAGACGCTCAAGGCGGGCTTTCCGCTGGCCTGAGGCGCCGCCGGGCCCTCAGTTCGAGGAGGCGAGCAGTTGCTGCACCAGCAGCTGCGCGGCCGGCGAGAGCGTCTCGCCGGTCCTGGTGGCCATCAGCAGGCGGCGCACGGCCCAGGCGTCCTGCAGCCGTACCACCTTGAGCCCGAGCGCGCTCACCTGTGCCTTGCAGGCCGCCAGCGGCACCACGCCGATGCCCAGGTTGGCCGCGATCATGTGGCACATGGCGTCGAAGCTGCGCACCTGCACGCGCAGCCGCATCGGAATGCCGGCCTGCTCAGCCGCGCGCGAGGTGAGCTCGAGCAGCGAGCTGCTGCGGTTGAGCCCCACGAACTCGTGCGCGAGGCAGGTCTTGAAATCGGTACGCCGGGTGCGCGCGAGCGGATGCTGGCGCGCGCACAGCACCACGAGTTCATCGGTCTGGAACGGCGCCACGTCGAGCCCGTAGGCGGGCGTGTTCTCGGCGAACACGCCCACGTCCGCCAGCCCGTCGACCAGCGCACGCACGATGTCGCCGCTGAGCTGCTCTTCCACTTCGACCCGGATGTCCGGGTGCCGGCCGAGGAACGCGGCCAGCGTGGCCGGCAGGAACTCGGTCAGCGCCGACATGTTGGCCCAGAGCCGCACATGGCCGCGCACGCCGCTCGAATAGTCGCCGAGCTCGCTGCTGAACTGCTCGAAGCCCTGGAACAGCCGCATCGCATGCTGCATCGCCACGTGCCCGGCCGGCGTGAGCGCGATCCCCTGCGAACTGCGCTCGAGCAGCTTCGAGCCGGTGGCGGCCTCGAAATCGGACAGGCGGCGGCTCGCCGCCGAGAGCGCGAGGTGGCAGGCCTCGGCGCCCTTGGTGATGCTGCCCGACTGGGCCACGGCGCAGAACAGGCGCAGGGTGACGAAGTCGACGCGGGCGGGGTTGATGGGATGCGGGCGCGGCATGGCGCCATTCTAGGAAGCCTTCGCATTCTGCGAAGGGGCTCTGCGATCAGAGCAATTCCGCTGCGCGCCGTCCGTTCCTAAAGTGCGGGCAACACCCCTACGAAAGCAGAGACACGACCTATGAACGCACTCGAAGGCCTCAAGGTGCTCGAACTCGGCCAGCTCATCGCCGGCCCCTTCGCCGGCAAGACGCTCGCCGAATTCGGTGCCGACGTGATCAAGGTCGAGCCTGCGGGCGTCGGCGATCCGCTGCGCAAGTGGCGGCTGCTGCGCGAGGGCACGTCGGTGTGGTGGGAGGTGCAGTCGCGCAACAAGCGCTCGGTCTGCCTCGACCTGCGCAGCGCCGAAGGCCAGGCGGCGGTGCGCGCGCTGGCGGCCGAGGCCGACGTGCTGATCGAGAACTTCAAGCCCGGCACGCTCGAAGGCTGGGGCCTGGGCTGGGAGCAGCTGCACGCGCTCAACCCGCGGCTCATCATGCTGCGCATCTCGGGCTACGGCCAGACCGGGCCGTACCGCGACAAGCCGGGCTTCGGCGTGCTCGGCGAATCGATGGGCGGGCTGCGCTACCTGAGCGGCGAGCCGGGCCGGGTGCCGGTGCGGGTGGGCGTCTCGCTCGGCGACACGCTGGCCGCGCTGCACGGCGTGATCGGCGTGCTCACGGCGCTGCACCACCGCACGGCGCACGGCGGGGAGGGGCAGTTCATCGACGTGGCGCTCTACGAATCGGTCTTCAACGTGATGGAAAGCCTGCTGCCCGAATACGACGCCTTCGGCGTGGTGCGCGAGCGTGCGGGGAGCGCGCTGCCCGGCATCGCGCCGACCAACGCCTACCGCTGCAGCGACGGCCACTACGTGCTCGTGGCCGGCAACGGCGACAGCATCTTCCGCCGCCTGATGGGCGCGATCGGGCGCACCGACCTCGCACGCGATCCGCAGCTGGCGCACAACGACGGCCGCGTGCAGCGGGTGGAAGAGATCGACGCGGCCATCGAGGCCTGGACGCTCGGGCGCAGCCGCGACGAGGTGCTTGCGCTGCTCGACGCCGCCGGCGTGCCTGTGGGGCGCATCTACACCGTGGCCGACATCGCGGCCGATCCGCAATACCTGGCGCGGCAGATGATCGTGGAAGCCGAGACGGCCGACGGGGAACGGCTCAAGGTGCCGGGCGTGGTGCCCAAGCTCAGCGCGACGCCGGGGCGCATCGCGCATCCGGCGCCGAGGCTCGGCGAACACAACGACGACCTCAGCGGCGCGGGCTGGCCGCGCCGGCGCCATGAAGACTGCAAGGTGGGCGCATGAGCGGCGGGGCAACCGGCAGGCGCCTCTTCGTCAACGAGGTGGCCACGCGCGACGGCTTCCAGATGGAAAGCCGCTTCATTCCCACCGACGACAAGGTCGCGCTCATCGATCGGCTGAGCCTGCTGGGCTATGCCAGGATCGAGGTGACCTCGTTCACCTCGGCGAAGGCGATTCCCGCGCTGCGCGACGGCGAGGCGGTGATGCAGCGCATCGTGCGCCGCCCGGGCGTGGTCTACACCGCGCTGGTGCCGAACCTGCGCGGGGCCGAGCGCGCGCTCGAAAGCCGCGTCGACGAGTTCAACATCGTCATGTCGGTGAGCGAGACCCACAACCTCGCGAACCTGCGCATGACGCGCGCGCAGTCGTTCGCGCAGCTGGCGGAGGTCATTGCCCTGGCACGACGGGCCGGCGTGCCGGTGAACGTCTCGCTGTCGTGCGTGTTCGGCTGTCCGATGGAGGGCGAGGTGCCGCTTTCCGGCGTGCTGGCATGGATCGATCGCTTCGCGGCGCTGTCGGTGCAGGGCATCACGCTGTGCGATACCACGGGCATGGCCTTTCCCACGCAGGTGCGTGCGATCTGCGAGGCGGTGCGCGCGCGCCACCCGGCGCTGCCATGGACCGCGCACTTCCACAACACGCGCGGCATGGGGCTCGCGAACGTGGTGGCGGCGGTCGAGGCCGGCATCGCGCGCTTCGACATGTCGCTCGGCGGCATCGGCGGCTGCCCCTACGCGCCTGGCGCCACGGGCAACGTGGCGACCGAGGACGTGGTCCACATGCTGCAGTGCATGGGGCATGACACCGGCATGGACCTCGACGGCCTGATCGCGGCCGCCGCCGAGCTCCAGACCCTGGTGCAGCACGAACTGCCGAGCCAGGTCTCGCGCGCCGGGCATCGGCTGGTGCGCCATGCGCCGCCGGCCGATTTCGACGACATCGCGGCACGCGCCCATGCGCGTGGCGCCGGGGAGCTGCACGCATGATCGACCACCTGGACCACCTCGTGCTCACCACCGCCGACGAGGCGGCCTGCACGCGCTTCTACGTCGACGTGCTGGGCATGGCGCTCGAGACCTTCGGCGCCGGCCGCAAGGCTTTTCGCTTCGGCCAGCAGAAGATCAACCTGCATGTGCAAGGCCACGAGTTCGAGCCCAAGGCGCACCGGCCGACGCCGGGCTCGCTGGACCTGTGCTTCATCGCGCGCGTGCCGCTCGACGATGTGATCGCGCGGCTGGCGCGGCACGGCGTGCCGATTCTCGAAGGCCCGGTGATGCGCACCGGCGCCGTCTCGCGCATCCGCTCGGTCTATGTGCGCGACCCCGACATGAACCTCATCGAGATCTCGGAACCTGCGCCCTGACGGGGCGGACTGCGGGACGAACGAATCCACGAAAACCGGAGACAGACACCATGACAACCATCCATCGACTCCTCGCCACCGCGCTCGCGCTGGTGGCCACCGCGGCGGGCGCCGACACCTGGCCGTCCAGACCCATCACCTTCATCGTGCCCACCGCGCCGGCGGGCTCGACCGACATCATGGCGCGCATGGTGGCCGATCCGCTGCAGCGCGCGCTGGGCCAGCCGATCGTGGTCGACAACCGGCCCGGCGCCAGCGGCAACATCGGCACCGAGGCGGTGGCGCGCGCGGCACCCGACGGCTACACGCTGCTGATGCAGTACTCGGGCTACCACGTCGGCAATCCGGCGCTCTTTCCGCAGATCAAATGGAGCCCGACCAAGGACTTCTTGCCCGTGGCGATGGTGATGCGCGCGCCGCACGTGGTCGCCGTGAGCGGCAAGGTGCCGGCCGGCTCGATGAAGGAACTGATCGCCTACGGCCGCAAGAAGGAGGGCGGGCTGTTCTATGCCTCGGCGGGCAACGGCTCGATCCAGCACATCGCGGGCGAGCTGCTCGCGCGCCAGTCGAAGCAGCCGATGACGCACGTGCCCTACAAGGGCTCGGGGCCGGCGATCAACGACCTGATCGCGGGCAACGTCGACATGTTCATCACCACGCCGCCTTCGGTCATCGGCCACATCGCGAGCGGGCGCATGAAGGCGCTGGCCTATACCGGCAGCAAGCGCCATCCGTCGATGCCCGACGTGCCGACCTCGGCCGAGGCGGGGCTGCCGGGCTACGAGGTCGAGTCCTGGTTCGCGGTGTTCGCGCCGGCGAAGACGCCGCCCGAGGTGGTGGCGAAGCTCAGTGCCGAGATCCGCAAGATCGTCGAGAGCGAATCGTTCCGCAGGAAAGTGGACGAGCAGGGCGCCTTCGCGACCTACATGGATTCCGCCGCCCTCGGCAGGTTCGTCGAGCAGGAGCTCGCGAGCTGGTCGAAGGTGATCCGGGCGGCGGACATCAAGCCGGCCTGAGGCTTGCCTAGAGCCGGACCCCGAGCACCGAGAGGATCACGGCGCCGAGAGACAGCGTGACCGGCAACTGGCGCGCGGCCAGCCCGCGCAGGCGCGCGACGGACAGCTTGGGGGCGAGCAATTGGCTGCGTTCGGAATGAAGAGCGGTGGACATGGCAAAGACTCCTTGAGAGTGGCTGCGGGCGGGGTGTCCGCATGCATGCCTCCACGATAGGCCTGTGCGCGCAGGCCGGCGCGGGCCTTTCGGCGACACGGCGTTTCCGTTTCTGCAACGATCGTCAGCCGGCGATCAGCTTCTGAACCAGTTCCGCCGTCGTGCCCGCCGCGTACTTGCGCATCAGCCGGGCGCGGTGCAGCTCGACCGTACGGTGGCTGATGCCCAGCGCCTTGCCGATCTCCTTCGAGGTGAGCCCGCGCATCACCTGCGCCGCGACCTCGCGCTC
It encodes the following:
- a CDS encoding LysR family transcriptional regulator, with protein sequence MDQIAAMRVFARVVEAGTFTRAADSLQMPKPTVTKLVQQLETHLRVKLLQRTTRRVTVTPEGAAYYERTARVLAELEGIESDLTSAQAQPRGRLRVDIGSSFANTILIPQLPAFHARYPEIALEIGVSDRPVNLIGDAVDCVVRAGELTDQSLVARRIATLNFVTCATPAYFERHGIPRTPADLGDGGHRVVGYFSSLSNRPVPLRYARGEERIEVHGHAVVGVNESTAHLTALLTGMGVAQTFDVMAGPHLASGALVEVLQDWAPQPYPLHVVYPANRHLSAKLRVFVDWAVELFAPYNRRAAR
- a CDS encoding glucan biosynthesis protein D; amino-acid sequence: MLDRRSFLAAGGAAAALAALGLPEEALAANGLQLSQPSPFSFDGLVAQAKRLAGQPYAGPKPLAPEVLEKIDYDAHGRIRFDPANALFRDGPGAFPVTFFHLGRFFQTPVRMHVLENAGGDVFAREVRYSPSYFSMPADSPARALPAGAGFAGFRLQESRLGDQAKLDWQKNDWVAFLGASYFRAIGELYQYGLSARGIALDVAVPDKPEEFPNFTRFYFETPAADNTSSMTVYALLEGPSITGVFKFVMQRGKAVIMDIDSRLFLRRDVSRLGLVPLTSMYWYSETVKPTAIDWRPEVHDSDGLAIWNGAGERIWRPLNNPTQTRASAFADTRPRGFGLLQRDRAFDHYQDGVNYEKRPSLWIEPIGDWGEGSVQLIEIPTDDEIHDNIVAFWVPKAEAKAGTSYSLQYRLHWTDQEPFPSPLAQCVATRIGRGGQPGQPRPQGVRKFMVEFIGQPLTTVPFGVKPELVLTAPRGKFSYVFAEAVPNGVPGHWRAQFDFTPEGTEPIDMRLYLKIGDKTLTETWLYQLQPG
- a CDS encoding class I SAM-dependent methyltransferase, which encodes MTSCKAARHLSAVPSTLRIPLAARASGDALFPQLAVRDAYAASILERIRDDGDALPEDRSTIYGILNRTRRFRSLAQEFLQQHPGGRVVNMGCGLSHYFQWLDDGRARLTDADLPEVLDLRRELIPDIDPRHDERALDLTAADWWEQLALPRRRRASPVFLFTEGVLMYLAPDRVRAVLKTFGERAPAGSVLAFDAICWLAVGHAARHPSVRATGAEFLWGVRRPAELAQAHPRLRLESTHRVLDGIGLPYAVVAPLAMLLFGVPLYAVYALRAVDARET
- a CDS encoding CoA-acylating methylmalonate-semialdehyde dehydrogenase — its product is MTNASTKPAQIAHFIGGQHAAGGSGRTQDVTNPASGKVTGQVALAAAADVDAAVAAAQAAFPKWADTPPLRRARVMFKFLELLNQHKDELAHMITAEHGKVFTDAQGEVSRGIDIVEFACGIPQLLKGDFTDQVSTGIDNWTLRQPLGVVAGITPFNFPVMVPMWMFPVAIAAGNTFVLKPSPTDPTPSLRIAELLKEAGLPDGVFNVVQGDKVAVDALLEHPDVKAVSFVGSTPIANYIYETGARHGKRVQALGGAKNHMVVMPDADIDQTVDALIGAGYGSAGERCMAISVAVLVGDVADKIIPKLIERTKTLKVLDGENLAAEMGPIVTRAAHERITGYIALGEKEGAKLLVDGRNFDAGSAGEGCGDGFWMGGTLFDHVTPEMRIYKEEIFGPVLSCVRVASFGEAVDLVNDHEFGNGVSCFTRDGNVAREFSRRIQVGMVGINVPIPVPMAWHGFGGWKRSLFGDMHAYGEEGVRFYTKQKSIMQRWPESTPKGAEFVMPTAK
- a CDS encoding LysR family transcriptional regulator, whose product is MDQQKAESLWTHLHWLIVLGQQGSYTAAAARLGVSKAAMSQRIAELERAAGVPLVRRTTRSMRLTEAGQQLVDQTREPFEQIAHSFLKAQDHAGEPRGLVRVTAPVALGRQQLLPRLADFLLAHPAIRVEMELSDRLSSLATEGFDLAVRHAASPPDTHVAWRLCDTRSVLVASRAYLRRRGTPQQPAMLAEHDCLHYPRGQETNVWSFERRGGRARQAERVTVPIAGPLAANNSEALRDAAQAGLGIALLPDFSAQSGLQAGKLVEVLPDWQPTGAFADQIYAIRPYSLHIPRAVDLFVRHLRETLKAGFPLA
- a CDS encoding LysR family transcriptional regulator; protein product: MPRPHPINPARVDFVTLRLFCAVAQSGSITKGAEACHLALSAASRRLSDFEAATGSKLLERSSQGIALTPAGHVAMQHAMRLFQGFEQFSSELGDYSSGVRGHVRLWANMSALTEFLPATLAAFLGRHPDIRVEVEEQLSGDIVRALVDGLADVGVFAENTPAYGLDVAPFQTDELVVLCARQHPLARTRRTDFKTCLAHEFVGLNRSSSLLELTSRAAEQAGIPMRLRVQVRSFDAMCHMIAANLGIGVVPLAACKAQVSALGLKVVRLQDAWAVRRLLMATRTGETLSPAAQLLVQQLLASSN
- a CDS encoding CoA transferase, with the translated sequence MNALEGLKVLELGQLIAGPFAGKTLAEFGADVIKVEPAGVGDPLRKWRLLREGTSVWWEVQSRNKRSVCLDLRSAEGQAAVRALAAEADVLIENFKPGTLEGWGLGWEQLHALNPRLIMLRISGYGQTGPYRDKPGFGVLGESMGGLRYLSGEPGRVPVRVGVSLGDTLAALHGVIGVLTALHHRTAHGGEGQFIDVALYESVFNVMESLLPEYDAFGVVRERAGSALPGIAPTNAYRCSDGHYVLVAGNGDSIFRRLMGAIGRTDLARDPQLAHNDGRVQRVEEIDAAIEAWTLGRSRDEVLALLDAAGVPVGRIYTVADIAADPQYLARQMIVEAETADGERLKVPGVVPKLSATPGRIAHPAPRLGEHNDDLSGAGWPRRRHEDCKVGA
- a CDS encoding hydroxymethylglutaryl-CoA lyase; the protein is MSGGATGRRLFVNEVATRDGFQMESRFIPTDDKVALIDRLSLLGYARIEVTSFTSAKAIPALRDGEAVMQRIVRRPGVVYTALVPNLRGAERALESRVDEFNIVMSVSETHNLANLRMTRAQSFAQLAEVIALARRAGVPVNVSLSCVFGCPMEGEVPLSGVLAWIDRFAALSVQGITLCDTTGMAFPTQVRAICEAVRARHPALPWTAHFHNTRGMGLANVVAAVEAGIARFDMSLGGIGGCPYAPGATGNVATEDVVHMLQCMGHDTGMDLDGLIAAAAELQTLVQHELPSQVSRAGHRLVRHAPPADFDDIAARAHARGAGELHA
- a CDS encoding VOC family protein gives rise to the protein MIDHLDHLVLTTADEAACTRFYVDVLGMALETFGAGRKAFRFGQQKINLHVQGHEFEPKAHRPTPGSLDLCFIARVPLDDVIARLARHGVPILEGPVMRTGAVSRIRSVYVRDPDMNLIEISEPAP
- a CDS encoding tripartite tricarboxylate transporter substrate binding protein, with amino-acid sequence MTTIHRLLATALALVATAAGADTWPSRPITFIVPTAPAGSTDIMARMVADPLQRALGQPIVVDNRPGASGNIGTEAVARAAPDGYTLLMQYSGYHVGNPALFPQIKWSPTKDFLPVAMVMRAPHVVAVSGKVPAGSMKELIAYGRKKEGGLFYASAGNGSIQHIAGELLARQSKQPMTHVPYKGSGPAINDLIAGNVDMFITTPPSVIGHIASGRMKALAYTGSKRHPSMPDVPTSAEAGLPGYEVESWFAVFAPAKTPPEVVAKLSAEIRKIVESESFRRKVDEQGAFATYMDSAALGRFVEQELASWSKVIRAADIKPA